A stretch of Linepithema humile isolate Giens D197 chromosome 3, Lhum_UNIL_v1.0, whole genome shotgun sequence DNA encodes these proteins:
- the pug gene encoding C-1-tetrahydrofolate synthase, cytoplasmic produces MSTDVRGVILSGTEVAREIRQGLVRDVNALKEKLPDFAPGLAIVQVGAREDSNVYIKMKMNAAREIGVNVQHVQLPNTTTEIDLINKINKLNKDPGVHGIIVQMPLDSIHKINSNLITDLVSPEKDVDGLNTINEGRTAIGDTSGFLPCTPNGCIELIKRSGVPIAGAQAVVLGRSKIVGTPAAELLKWQNATVTVCHSKTKNLPHVVRQADILVVGIGQPKFVKGDWIKPGAVVIDCGINSIPDPTKKSGYRLVGDVEYEDAAKVASYITPVPGGVGPMTVAMLMKNTVISAQRSAQKLLSTQWDLRILKISPVKPVPSDIDISRSQEPKLIATLADEIGLTPNEFSPYGSTKAKIGLNVLQRLKNQQNGKLVVVAGITPTPFGEGKSTTSLGLVQALTAHKGKNSFVTLRQPSQGPTFGVKGGAAGGGYSQVIPMEEFNLHLTGDIHAVSAANNLLAAQIDARYFHESTQPDKALYDRLVPTIKGVRQFSKIQLRRLQKLGIAKTDPNALTQEEQRRFARLDVDPANITWTRVVDINDRFLRKITIGQSSTEKGKTRETSFCISVGSEIMAILALSTSIEDMKTRLSNIVVGFSKSGEPLTADDFGMTGAMAILLKDAIEPTLMQSLEGTPVMVHTGPFANIAHGCSSIIADAIALKLVGPEGIVVTEAGFGSDIGMEKFFDIKCRTSGHIPHAVVLVATIRALKMHGGGPPVTTGAPLKKEYLEENIELVRKGLPNLQKHISNGLKYDVPVIVAINSHNTDTQAELDLVRQAALDSGAADAVICTHWADGGAGATALADAVIAATEKPSNFKLLYNLEDSIEEKINKIAKELYGAGQVVLAEKVQQKIENYNKLGYNKFPICMAKTSNSLTGNPSIKGAPTDFTLDINDIFVSVGAGFVIPIVGEIMMMPGLSTRPSIYDMDWNSETGEIEGLF; encoded by the exons ATGTCTACGGACGTAAGGGGAGTTATATTATCTGGAACTGAAGTGGCAAG agAAATCCGTCAGGGCTTAGTCAGAGATGTAAATGctttaaaagagaaattaccCGATTTTGCACCCGGCTTGGCTATCGTCCAAGTGGGTGCGCGAGAAGACTCGAATGTCTACATTAAGATGAAAATGAATGCGGCCCGCGAGATAGGAGTCAACGTCCAACATGTTCAACTTCCTAACACCACGACAGAAATCGATCTTATCAACAAAATCAATAAACTGAATAAGGATCCAGGAGTCCATGGAATTATTGTACAAATGCCGCTCGACAGTATCCATAAAATCAATTCAAACTTGATCACCGATCTAGTATCACCGGAGAAAGACGTCGATGg ATTAAATACTATTAATGAAGGTCGAACTGCAATCGGTGACACGTCTGGATTTTTACCATGCACTCCAAACGGTTGTATCGAGTTAATTAAAAG gagCGGCGTACCTATTGCTGGCGCTCAAGCTGTTGTTTTAGGAAGAAGCAAGATCGTCGGCACTCCCGCAgctgaattattaaaatggcaGAATGCTACCGTAACAGTTTGTCACTCAAAAACGAAAAATCTCCCTCATGTT gtACGTCAAGCTGATATTTTAGTGGTGGGCATAGGGCAACCCAAATTTGTTAAAGGTGATTGGATTAAACCAGGTGCCGTTGTCATCGATTGCGGCATTAATTCCATACCAG ATCCGACGAAGAAAAGTGGATATCGTCTAGTGGGCGACGTAGAGTACGAAGACGCTGCCAAGGTAGCTTCATACATCACTCCAGTACCGGGCGGCGTTGGCCCGATGACAGTAGCGATGTTGATGAAAAACACCGTGATATCCGCGCAAAGGTCGGCGCAGAAGCTACTGAGCACTCAATGGGATCTTcgaatacttaaaatatctCCTGTGAAACCTGTACCGAGCGACATCGACATATCCAGGAGTCAAGAACCGAAACTGATTGCTACATTAGCCGACGAGATTGGATTAACGCCGAACGAGTTTAGCCCTTACGGTAGCACAAAAGCCAAGATCGGTCTCAACGTGTTGCAACGACTGAAGAATCAACAGAATGGAAAGCTCGTCGTAGTAGCGGGTATCACGCCGACGCCGTTCGGCGAGGGAAAAAGCACAACTTCGCTGGGCTTGGTGCAAGCGCTAACGGCGCACAAAGGTAAAAATTCCTTCGTCACCCTGAGACAACCTAGTCAAGGACCTACATTCGGCGTTAAAGGAGGAGCTGCCGGAGGAGGATATTCGCAG GTGATTCCTATGGAGGAGTTCAATCTTCACCTGACCGGCGATATTCACGCTGTCAGCGCCGCGAATAATCTTCTAGCGGCGCAAATCGACGCACGATACTTCCACGAGTCAACTCAACCTGATAAAGCCCTGTACGATCGCCTGGTACCGACTATCAAGGGCGTCAGACAGTTCTCGAAAATACAACTGAGACGATTGCAGAAACTTGGTATCGCTAAAACTGATCCGAATGCGTTGACGCAGGAAGAGCAACGTCGATTCGCAAGATTGGACGTTGATCCGGCGAACATCACATGGACACGAG TGGTGGATATTAACGACCGATTCTTGCGGAAGATCACCATCGGTCAGAGCTCAACCGAGAAAGGCAAGACGAGAGAAACGTCGTTCTGCATTTCCGTCGGTTCCGAAATAATGGCAATCCTGGCTTTGTCGACCAGTATCGAGGATATGAAGACGCGGCTTAGTAACATCGTTGTCGGATTTAGCAAAAGTGGCGAGCCTTTAACTGCTGACGACTTT GGCATGACAGGCGCAATGGCGATTCTGTTGAAAGATGCCATAGAACCGACACTTATGCAATCATTGGAGGGCACACCAGTAATGGTACACACTGGACCATTCGCGAATATAGCCCACGGATGTTCATCTATTATCGCAGATGCAATTGCTCTAAAATTGGTCGGACCGGAAGGTATTGTAGTAACGGAAGCCGGATTCGGATCGGATATCGGTATGGAAAAGTTCTTCGACATCAAGTGTCGTACCTCGGGACACATACCACACGCTGTCGTACTCGTGGCGACTATCAGAGCATTGAAGATGCACGGCGGCGGGCCGCCGGTGACAACTGGAGCACCTCTTAAGAAAGAATATCTCGAAGAGAATATCGAACTCGTTAGAAAAGGCCTGCCAAATCTGCAGAAGCACATCAGCAATGGTCTGAAATATGACGTGCCCGTAATTGTCGCCATCAACTCTCacaa CACCGATACCCAAGCAGAGCTAGATCTCGTTAGACAAGCAGCGTTGGATAGCGGTGCCGCTGATGCAGTGATATGTACTCATTGGGCCGACGGTGGTGCTGGTGCCACAGCACTTGCAGATGCAGTGATAGCCGCCACTGAGAAACCTAGTAATTTCAAGCTCTTATACAATCTCGAGGACAGCATCGaggaaaaaatcaataaaatagcCAAAGAATTGTATGGCGCAGGTCAAGTCGTCCTTGCGGAAAAG GTGCAGCAAAAGATCGaaaattacaacaaattaGGATACAACAAATTCCCAATATGTATGGCAAAAACATCGAATTCGTTAACTGGAAATCCATCTATCAAAGGTGCACCAACCGATTTCACTCTCGATATTAACGACATATTCGTTTCCGTCGGCGCCGGATTCGTTAT